One Acidobacteriota bacterium genomic window carries:
- a CDS encoding redoxin domain-containing protein, with protein MTTRAADPGKQTVIYDEVATAVATPPAAMNASGDLWVTLADLTRATRFALKPQGVCRDELCFPLPKNRKTAFLRPQGKTNWFNLSEFARLLHQPVAREAETWYFGERPEVQNAFVGSLTAPDFTLPDVNGKPHALHDLRGKKVLLITWASW; from the coding sequence ATGACAACTCGCGCTGCCGACCCCGGCAAACAAACGGTCATTTACGACGAAGTCGCCACGGCTGTCGCCACACCGCCCGCTGCAATGAACGCAAGCGGCGATCTGTGGGTGACGCTGGCTGACCTGACACGCGCGACTAGATTCGCTTTGAAACCGCAAGGCGTTTGCCGCGACGAACTCTGTTTCCCGCTGCCGAAAAACCGCAAGACCGCGTTTTTGCGTCCGCAAGGCAAGACCAACTGGTTCAACCTGAGCGAGTTTGCGCGCCTGTTGCATCAGCCTGTCGCACGTGAAGCCGAGACCTGGTATTTCGGCGAGCGCCCGGAAGTGCAAAATGCTTTTGTAGGCTCGCTGACCGCGCCCGATTTCACGCTGCCCGATGTGAATGGCAAGCCGCACGCGTTGCATGACTTGCGCGGCAAGAAGGTGTTGTTGATCACCTGGGCTTCGTGGTGA
- a CDS encoding HupE/UreJ family protein, with protein sequence MKQQNQPARLMRALWQLLLCAMLVQPAWAHDPGLSNIELRLAGGQLIAFLAFNRAEIAPLVTIDSNGDGKYSAEEFAAARPKLEALANTMLEVTANGQRLSVLSSKAELDDFNDVLFYITFLGDAALPIKAKSLLLPKLARGHRHVISLRGEQGQTINEQILDVAHDTFDSSANATSASANQAAAFSFSEFVKLGIEHIFTGYDHLLFLFALLIVGGSFKEAAKIITSFTLAHSLTLAVATLGWVSLPSKVVEPLIAASIVYVGIENLVRHNYEKRWLLTWCFGLIHGFGFASVLRELGIGVNGGGVALPLFSFNLGVEIGQISIAILVLPLIWHFHKSPIFMKRYVPVCSVLVALAGAYWLIQRTLL encoded by the coding sequence ATGAAGCAACAAAATCAACCCGCCAGGCTGATGCGCGCGCTGTGGCAATTGCTGCTGTGCGCAATGCTGGTGCAACCCGCTTGGGCGCACGATCCCGGTTTGAGCAATATCGAATTGCGGTTGGCGGGCGGACAATTGATCGCCTTCCTGGCGTTTAATCGCGCTGAAATTGCGCCGTTGGTGACGATAGACAGCAATGGCGATGGCAAGTATTCAGCCGAAGAATTCGCCGCCGCGCGCCCCAAACTGGAAGCTCTGGCGAACACGATGCTGGAAGTCACCGCCAACGGCCAACGCTTGTCGGTGTTGAGCAGCAAAGCCGAACTCGACGACTTTAACGATGTGCTCTTTTACATCACCTTTCTGGGCGACGCCGCGCTGCCCATCAAAGCGAAATCGTTGCTGTTGCCGAAACTCGCGCGCGGCCACCGCCACGTCATCTCGTTGCGCGGCGAACAGGGGCAAACGATTAACGAGCAAATTCTGGACGTTGCCCACGACACCTTTGACAGCAGCGCCAATGCGACCAGCGCCAGCGCCAACCAGGCCGCCGCTTTTTCCTTCAGCGAATTCGTCAAGCTAGGCATCGAGCACATTTTCACCGGCTACGATCACCTGCTGTTCCTGTTCGCGCTGCTCATCGTCGGCGGCAGCTTCAAAGAAGCGGCCAAGATCATCACTTCGTTCACACTGGCGCATTCGCTGACCCTGGCCGTCGCCACGCTGGGCTGGGTCAGTTTGCCGTCCAAGGTTGTCGAACCGCTGATCGCGGCTTCGATTGTGTATGTCGGGATTGAAAACCTGGTGCGGCACAATTACGAAAAACGCTGGTTGCTGACGTGGTGCTTCGGGTTGATTCACGGCTTCGGTTTCGCGTCGGTGTTGCGTGAACTGGGCATTGGCGTGAATGGCGGCGGCGTGGCGCTGCCGCTGTTCTCCTTCAATCTGGGTGTGGAGATCGGCCAGATCTCGATTGCGATTCTGGTGTTGCCGCTGATCTGGCATTTCCATAAATCGCCGATCTTTATGAAGCGTTACGTGCCTGTTTGCTCGGTGCTGGTGGCGTTGGCGGGCGCGTATTGGCTGATTCAACGGACGCTGCTTTAG